The Drosophila biarmipes strain raj3 unplaced genomic scaffold, RU_DBia_V1.1 ptg000019l, whole genome shotgun sequence genome includes a region encoding these proteins:
- the LOC108031926 gene encoding probable chitinase 10 isoform X2 has translation MVIEMIPNATYLFLMPLTIIFVALTIDAHIPIHENEQEGEGEFIRTAVENIQWHNDTWHAFHFNTRPVFGDEFLPLRSAVESVPTINQRTKAKLSNSSGMRSFVRDSVESAPIDEEKLSYMDFFSKNNSGHVLDPDPWPISDKYTAFITQENSDDFHSQPYRAGSPHQKLIKTENIELVEQNDTEHQSYSGLEQGGLLDEQWYGSLPPIKRKEFKKGSKVLCYMSNWAFYRRGEGYFVPEQIDSKLCSVIIYSFASLDPDHLTIREFDAWVDLDNQYYRRVTSLGVPVLIALGGWTDSTGSKYSRLASDNIKRKVFASSAANFLQRHGFSGLHLDWNYPKCWQSDCSKGPVSDRPNLTKLLRELRTEFQRVSPKFQVGVAISGYKEIITEAYEFSALSDIVDYMTVMTYDYHGAWERQTGHVSPLYGSSSDKYPHYNTDYTMQLLLEMGARRDKLILSIPFYGQSFTLQKSHHQIVGTGFPATGPGEAGEWTKQPGMLAYYEICMRITKSKWMSDRDANMSSGPYAMLNDQWVGYEDAVSVQAKAQYASNNNFSGVAAWTVDLDDFQNGCCSESYPLLRAINRGLGLLNSKSPTLMNCKRPTSVVAPAAPQMTTINSDVSTGPGPNHDHTTSWPSWEANSSSTLSTTRKPKPASTTKKAKGTTTASSFFSWWISTTRRPTEPTRTTSLPSHATIPVPVLINPVMQTSNCKTGEFYADLMNCNAYYRCIIGGELRQQFCPGGLHWNSEAKGCDWPSSAKCSVKWEQESSSKSPRNTTTLKPMRETTETAVFQQVNSPISQPQCRPPPSASCNEGEYYTHKNCEKFYICVNGALVPNECGGELHWDAISKICDWPGNVQCVTSIKYFKTIQAIRANEEDPCNGEERVPYPANCSKYLFCLWNRLQAGDCPPGLHFSKETTKCDWPAAAKCIQDSAIGTEEASTQFPGIGNPAPTTQTPSTIPTYPIGKPGLKPLDGYYKIVCYFTNWAWYRRGLGRYTPDDINTDLCTHVVYGFAVLDYSELILRTHDSWADIENNFYTRVSSLKIKGIKVSLALGGWNDSQGDKYSRLVRSPSARARFVRHAIEFIKKYGFEGLDLDWEYPVCWQTDCDKGFNQEKEGFTAWVRELSAAFKPHGLLLSTAVSPSKKIIDAGYDVPQLSHLFDWIAVMTYDFHGQWDKKTGHVAPLYHHPDNKFEYFNANFSISYWIEKGAPSRKIVMGIPLYGQSFTLESASNSCLNAKASGPGEAGEFTGASGFLAYYEICERVNHQGWKVVHDELGRMGPYAYKGTQWVSYDDAAIIRKKSQLVRSLELGGGMVWALDLDDFRNRCGNGVHPLLHEMHEVLKDSPNLFKPSSKPFIRDHGWFLTDLTLASQNSPK, from the exons ATGGTTATCGAAATGATTCCAAATGcgacttatttatttttg ATGCCCCTAACCATAATATTTGTGGCACTGACAATTGACGCCCACATTCCAATTCACGAAAATGAGCAAGAAGGGGAGGGGGAATTCATTCGTACTGCGGTGGAAAACATTCAATGGCATAATGACACCTGGCATGCATTCCATTTCAATACGCGACCTGTGTTTGGAGACGAGTTTTTACCACTGCGTAGCGCCGTGGAGAGTGTCCCTACAATAAATCAAAGAACCAAGGCTAAGCTAAGTAATTCTTCTGGCATGCGCTCATTTGTGCGCGATTCCGTAGAGTCAGCGCCAATAGACGAGGAAAAACTCAGTTACAtggattttttttcaaaaaataacaGTGGCCATGTTCTAGATCCAGATCCTTGGCCAATTTCCGACAAATACACAGCTTTCATTACTCAAGAAAACTCAGATGACTTTCATTCGCAGCCATACCGCGCCGGTTCACCCCATCAAAAATTGATTAAGACGGAAAATATTGAGCTGGTGGAACAAAATGATACAGAGCATCAATCGTACAGCGGATTAGAGCAAGGCGGTTTGCTAGATGAGCAGTGGTATGGAAGTCTACCACCAATAAAAAGAAAGGAGTTTAAAAAGGGATCTAAAGTCCTTTGTTACATGTCAAACTGGGCATTTTACCGAAGGGGAGAAGGTTATTTTGTGCCAGAGCAGATAGACTCTAAGCTTTGCTCTGTTATTATCTATTCGTTCGCTTCCCTGGATCCCGACCACCTTACGATTCGAGAGTTTGATGCCTGGGTTGACTTAGATAATCAATACTACCGTCGGGTGACATCGCTGGGAGTTCCCGTATTAATTGCCTTGGGGGGCTGGACAGACTCTACCGGCTCCAAGTACTCACGCTTGGCCAGCGACAACATCAAGCGAAAGGTTTTCGCATCCAGCGCGGCCAACTTCCTACAACGTCACGGATTTAGCGGCCTGCACTTGGACTGGAACTACCCGAAGTGCTGGCAAAGCGACTGCTCAAAGGGACCTGTAAGCGACAGACCTAACTTGACCAAGCTTCTTCGCGAGCTGCGTACAGAGTTTCAGCGTGTTAGCCCGAAATTTCAAGTGGGAGTGGCCATCTCCGGATATAAAGAGATTATAACGGAGGCTTACGAATTTTCAGCTTTGTCAGACATTGTAGACTATATGACAGTGATGACCTATGACTACCATGGCGCCTGGGAGCGGCAAACAGGCCATGTAAGTCCTCTTTACGGTTCATCATCAGACAAGTATCCACATTACAATACTGACTATACTATGCAGCTATTGTTAGAAATGGGCGCTAGAAGGGATAAACTAATTCTGAGCATTCCCTTCTATGGGCAGAGTTTTACGTTACAAAAGAGTCACCATCAGATTGTTGGAACAGGCTTTCCAGCCACTGGACCTGGGGAAGCCGGAGAATGGACAAAACAGCCGGGAATGCTAGCTTATTACGAGATATGCATGCGCATAACAAAGTCAAAGTGGATGAGCGATCGAGATGCAAACATGAGTTCTGGTCCGTATGCCATGCTGAATGACCAGTGGGTGGGATACGAGGATGCGGTAAGTGTCCAAGCCAAAGCACAATATGCGTCCAATAACAACTTTTCAGGAGTGGCAGCCTGGACTGTTGATCTTGACGATTTTCAAAATGGCTGTTGCAGCGAGTCTTATCCCCTACTTAGAGCTATTAACCGGGGATTGGGACTCTTAAATTCAAAGTCGCCTACTTTAATGAACTGTAAGCGTCCAACGTCGGTGGTTGCGCCGGCGGCACCCCAAATGACAACGATCAATAGCGATGTCTCTACGGGACCGGGGCCTAATCACGATCATACTACGTCGTGGCCAAGTTGGGAGGCCAACAGTAGCTCCACCCTTAGCACTACGAGAAAGCCAAAACCTGCAAGTACAACTAAAAAAGCAAAGGGTACAACCACTGCTAGCAGCTTTTTCTCCTGGTGGATTTCTACTACAAGACGTCCGACAGAGCCAACGCGGACTACCTCCTTACCGAGTCACGCTACAATCCCCGTCCCCGTACTGATCAACCCTGTGATGCAGACTTCGAACTGTAAGACCGGCGAGTTTTACGCAGATTTAATGAATTGCAACGCTTATTATCGCTGTATCATTGGTGGGGAATTGCGGCAGCAGTTCTGTCCAGGCGGTCTTCACTGGAACAGCGAAGCCAAAGGTTGCGACTGGCCGTCCTCCGCAAAGTGCTCAGTAAAATGGGAACAGGAAAGCAGTTCAAAGTCGCCACGGAACACAACAACTTTAAAACCTATGAGGGAAACCACAGAAACTGCCGTATTTCAGCAAGTCAATAGCCCCATTAGCCAACCTCAATGTCGTCCACCTCCATCGGCCAGTTGCAACGAGGGAGAATATTACACGCATAAAAATTGCGAAAAATTTTACATATGCGTTAATGGCGCTTTGGTACCAAATGAATGTGGTGGAGAATTGCACTGGGACGCAATTAGTAAAATCTGCGACTGGCCAGGGAACGTACAGTGTGTTAcaagtataaaatattttaaaaccattcAAGCAATTCGCGCTAACGAGGAGGATCCATGCAATGGCGAGGAGCGAGTACCTTATCCGGCCAATTGTTCCAAATATCTCTTCTGCTTATGGAACCGTCTTCAGGCCGGTGACTGTCCGCCGGGACTGCACTTTAGTAAGGAAACCACCAAATGCgactggccagcagcagcaaagtgCATTCAGGACTCTGCAATTGGCACGGAAGAAGCTAGTACACAGTTTCCGGGGATAGGCAATCCAGCACCCACTACTCAAACACCTTCCACTATTCCAACCTACCCCATAGGAAAACCAGGACTTAAGCCCCTTGACGGCTACTATAAAATCGTCTGCTACTTCACCAACTGGGCTTGGTACCGCAGGGGCCTAGGCCGCTATACTCCTGACGACATTAACACGGACCTGTGCACTCACGTAGTTTATGGGTTCGCAGTGCTAGACTATTCCGAACTTATTCTGCGCACGCATGATTCATGGGCTGATATTGAAAACAACTTCTACACTAGGGTCAGCAGTCTTAAAATTAAAGGAATTAAGGTGAGCTTGGCGCTCGGCGGTTGGAACGATTCGCAAGGTGACAAGTACAGTCGCCTTGTACGAAGTCCGTCGGCGAGGGCTCGTTTTGTGCGCCATGCCATTgagttcattaaaaaatatggctTCGAGGGTCTTGACCTAGACTGGGAGTACCCAGTTTGCTGGCAAACGGATTGCGATAAGGGATTTAATCAAGAAAAAGAGGGGTTTACCGCTTGGGTTCGGGAGCTCTCTGCGGCGTTTAAACCTCATGGACTTTTGCTGTCTACCGCAGTCTCGCCTAGCAAAAAAATCATTGATGCAGGATACGACGTTCCCCAGCTATCTCACTTATTCGATTGGATCGCCGTAATGACATATGACTTCCATGGGCAATGGGACAAAAAAACTGGACATGTGGCACCTTTGTACCATCATCCCGATAACAAATTTGAGTATTTTAACGCG AACTTTTCTATTAGCTATTGGATCGAAAAGGGAGCCCCATCTCGTAAAATTGTAATGGGTATTCCGCTATACGGACAATCTTTCACTCTAGAGAGTGCAAGCAATAGTTGCTTAAATGCTAAGGCCTCTGGACCAGGCGAAGCTGGAGAATTCACAGGAGCCTCTGGATTCCTTGCTTACTATGAG ATTTGTGAACGTGTCAATCACCAAGGCTGGAAAGTAGTTCACGATGAACTTGGGCGCATGGGTCCGTATGCATACAAAGGAACGCAGTGGGTGTCCTATGATGACGCCGCTATAATCCGAAAAAAGTCACAGCTGGTGAGGTCATTGGAGCTAGGCGGAGGTATGGTGTGGGCCCTCGATCTTGACGACTTTCGCAACAGGTGCGGGAATGGCGTGCATCCCTTGCTTCATGAAATGCACGAAGTGCTTAAAGATTcaccaaatttatttaaaccaTCGA GTAAGCCTTTTATCCGCGATCACGGATGGTTCTTGACCGACTTGACGTTGGCCTCCCAAAACTCACCAAAATAA